The window GGCTGGGAGGTCAGTCGAGGTCATGCTTGGGAAGACACAGCCTGGGGCCAGCCTGCGTGAGTCTGGCAGGTGAGGGTGTGGGGGCAGCAGGGCCCTGGGTTTATTTGCACTTGTCAGAGACCAAGTAGAAGTTGTCTTCCAGGGAGGGGCCCAGGAAGTTCCTCTCTCTTGTTGGAGCAGGAAAACACAGAACCTGCcatggggaaggggggtgggggatttTGGGAGAGAAAACCCCAGCCCTGTGTGTAGGGGCAGATTCGGGAAAGTCCACTCCAGTGATGGCTCTGTCCTCTAgggtggggcggaggggagggagagaagagggtcTCCGgcccggggcggtggggggcatTGGGCAGCGGAATCCGGAGGGAAGCCTGGCTGAGGAGTGGATTGCAGGTCAGAACAGGATGGGTAGACGGAGGCCTTGAATGCcgactcaggtgccccaggtgcGCTCAGCACAGGGAGCCCCAGGCACCGGGGGTGCGGTAGGGTGATGCGGCCACCGGCGTCCAAATGCGTGTACAGAGGAGACGGGGCTGGAGCTGGCCAGGAGCCACTTTCGGGCCTTGGAAGGCAGGACACGTGGAGGTGAAGAGCCAGGTGGATCAGAGCCTGTGGCCCGATAGGCCCTGTGACTTTAGGCGAGAGCTAAGTCACCTCCCCTCCGTGAGCGTCGGTGTGGTGGGCGACGAGATGGGATAATAATATCCCCTAACCTGCTTGACTCTTTTGTCTCCGCCGCCGAATCACTTCCTGATATGCCACGTGACGTACCTGTTTCGTAGGCTTGTCGCGTATGGTCTCTGTCTGCACTGTGCATTTTGTCCCGAGCACCTAGAGCAAGCCCAGGAGGTGCTCAGGGTGCGGGCGTCGAGTGACGGAGTGGGTGCGCACTTCCACAGAGGGGCTGCTGTCCCGACGCCTAGTGGAGACCCACGCCCACCGAGGGCTTGCTCTGTGCCGGGCTCTGCTCCAAGCCCTTGCCCGGCCTTAAGTCATTGTCTCCGTCTGCAGCTGGGATACGGAAGCTCACAGAGGTGACATCCCCTTCCCGGCAAGGCGCAGCTGCGCCGTGGAGGGCGGAGAGGCTGAACCCTCCCCGCCCCGTCTTACAGCGGAGGACAGGGTCACGAGGGCGGGGGATCGACGCGCTCAAGGCTGAACACGTGGCCGGTGGAGGGGCCAGGTTTCGAACCTCCAGAGCCACTTTGCTAAGCCTCGTGCTTCCCTGAAGCAGATGCTTGGTGACTGCCTGTGGCATGAATGAGACCCAGGCGGGCAGCAAGCGGAGGTAGCCGGGTGACTGAGATCTTCCGTGATGCCAAGGTGCCTCCCGTGCCCTAAGTCGTGGCTTTAGAGTTTTCTTAACCACTACCTACACCGCCCACCCTCTCACTTCCTCTTTTCGGGAGCCGCCTGAACTTCCTTCCTTGCCGCCAACTCAGCAACCTCCCGCACGCCGCCCCTCCTCCTGCCAGACTCTCCCCTGACCCACCCCTGCATCTTCCAGGTCTCAGGTTTGATGgcctctcttccaggaagccctccctgacctccaGACCGGGTCACGTGCCTCCTCCGGGCTCCCCCAACCCGGGCCCTGCCCGTGCTGGGTTGGCACAGATGGGGAACACGTTCATCTATTCTGCCGGACTGTGAGCCcatgtgggcagggctggggatgcCTTGGCCACCGCTGTGTCCCCAACGCTACTAAGCACAGGGATCATCACAGAAGAGTTCAAGGCATGTTTGTTGATGAATAAGGAAGTGAATGAATGGACACATGAGTTGATGCTCGTTAATGGTTATTCCCTAACCCAGTCGATGACACTAAATCTTGGTCTACGTGCTCTCAAAGACCAACAGCTTGTCTTGCCCGcagggaagtaaaaaaaaaaaaatgtaactccCCTACGTTGAACCTTGACTGTGTCCCCAGTTCTCAGCTCAGATgtctcctcttccaggaagccctccttgcctccccccccccccgggtcagACACCCCCTGGGGCCCTCCCAACCAGTTCATTCTGTGCTCCCAGCTTTTTATTTATGATCAGTATCATTTCAGCTCATTGAATATTTCCAGGCCGCTCGTGGTGAGCTTGGCACTGAACCTGATTGTCCTAAGGTCTTCACAAACAGAAGCCACCGTGATTGTTTTTGTTATCATTACGATTGACTATCATTATCTTGGCCCCTGTTTCCCTTAACTCTTAACATTCTCTTATTGTCGCTCCCTGGTACCCCTTCTCCCTGGATTGCTTCCCCATCTTGGCaaagaggcggggagggggggggtctcagGAGGAGGGAGACATGATTCTCAAAGGACTCAGGGCCAAAGGGTAGGGATTTCTTTCCCCTCTTGGGAAACCTTGGGAGAAACCCCAGGATTTCTGGGGCTCTTGCTGTCTGTGCtgtgcagaggaaggaaagagagccCTGGGGCGGAGGGTGGAGGTGGGTCCAAAGTTCCTTCCTGCCACCACCCCTGTGTGTCCTGGGAGCTGCTGTCACCATCATAGTGCCTGTGAGTTTgcagcagggcagagggggaggaagagggagctgGAGGGGGGAGCTGGAGTGAAGACGTGTCTGTGTGTGCAAGTTGGGGCACGTCGATCAGATGCCAGAACCCATGGGACTCGGTGACTTAAGGGGCCACCACTGGGCAGAAATCCTGCTTATAGGTTAGTGTACTGTTCCATTCAGATGTGGATGGGGgtggtgcgtgcgtgtgtgtgtgtgtgtgtgtgtacaaaaaagagagatacaaagCGAGATAGGCacacagaaacaaatacaaaagagaCTGacaaaggtagagagagagagaccagagataATGACATACATACAGAAAGGAATGGAGTTGGGACCACAGgaccagagacccagagagaaatAGAAGGACAGAGAGGCAAAGAGTGAAAATAACAGTAGAAACTGTAGCAGAGGGGAAaacagggagggacagataggagagagggagacagaggacaaaGAGACCGGAAGGAAAGTGtacaaacacacagaaatagaCTTGGGGAGTCGTggagagagagacccagcaaAAGAGAGGTAGGGAAAGAGCTGGAACACAGCGGACAGACAGGAGAGGACAGACAGGTCACACCAGGGGACGGATATGAAATTTATGCTTAAAGGGTCTCTGAGCTAGAATATTTTGATAAGCATTTTGGAGGCAAAGAAATGACTTTTCAACGGGTGGTGTGCAAAACTCAGCCcggctttaggggcgcctgggtggcgcagtcggttaagcgtccgacttcagccaggtcacgatctcgcggtacatgagttcgagccccacgtcaggctctggcctgatggctcagagcctggagcctgtttcggattctgtgtctccctctctctctgcccctcccccgttcatgctctgtctctctctgtccccaaaataaataaatgttgaaaaaaaaaattaaaaaaaaaaaacaactcagccCGGCTTTGCCGTGTGGCCCTGAGGCCGGCTCTTCCCTCTGGCTGACGCTGGCAGGCTGCAAGGGGCTCCGGGGTCCCATGAGGGGCTGAGAGTCACCAGCTTCTCTGCAAAGTTTGCTTCCCCCCCTGTGCGCAGAAGACAAGACCCTgtagggaggaggcaggagggaaggggccaGGTAAAGGCTGTCTGCAGAGGGAGGTTGATCTCAAATGGGTATGATGAGGCCCACCGTCGATGACTGCACTCTCAGGATTTCTTTTATGACAGTTCTATGAAGTGGGAACTATTattactccattttacagatggggaaactgagactcagaggacATCACTCGCCAAACAAAGcaatggcaaagctgggattcaagGGAAGGCAGTCAGGCTCTGGGTCTGTGGACTTAGCCTCTGGCAGCACCACAGGCAGAAAATGCAAActtaggaaataataataatagtgactgAACACTTCCTATGAACCGTTTTAGGCACGTGACCTCTGATATCGAACCCCACAACAACGCGACGGACTGGGTTCTATCCTCCCCATTTTGCTGTTGGAGAAACTGGGGCTCGCAAAGAGAGCCCCGTGCCCGTGATCGTGGAGCCAGGACGCATCAGAATCAGTATTTGCTTCCAGATATCCTAAGAGCTCATGCCCTTCACGTCTGACTCAGCAGGGAATGGGGCCGTGCCTGAGCCAGACTGGGGTCCATTGAGGGCTGGAGAGAAACATGGCTGCCAGCCTCTGTTGATTGGGCAGATGAGAGGGGTGGGGCGTGGGACGTCAAGGTCAGCTGTACCTAAGCAtggctgctggggtgggggagggggtcccccCACTCATCCCCACAGTCTCTTCCAGTCTTGAAACTGTGTCGAATGGCCAAATGGAAATCTGACAACTCCTGGTTCCCCTTGCCTCCCCTTGCTAGGGAAATCTCTCCCTGAGGGCAAGAGTACCAGAGGTTAGTTTCCCCCATCGGAGGTAATAGAGGTTCCGGTTTGTGAGGGGATAGGCTCTGTGCCCATCCCTGGGCTGACAGGAGTCACGCGGTGTTGAGAACACAGTTTAGGGCCCGGCAGGCCACGTTCAGTCTTGTCTTCTGCCGCTCACTATAACGGTCTTGGAAAGTGACTCCACCTCCCCGAGCATCTCTTTCCTTCTGGAGTGTGGAATGAAGAGACTGGTCACGTGCCTCCGTCAGGATGCGCATCATCGGAAAGAGCACAGTGACCCTCAGGGGGCCGAATTAAAGGTTACCAGTATTCATTACCACTTCACGGCAACCTTAGGATGCAGGTGATGGGATGCCCATTGTACAGCTGGACAAATTGAGTCTCGAGAAGAGTAAACTCATGCCACAAGGCACATGGTCAATAAGTAGTGGAGAGGAGTCAAGCCTCTAGGGATGAAGTGTCATGTCCATGACCCTGACCTCCCTCCATTTATGACGACCATAACTGGACACTGCcaacccacctctccctccctgaatgcctcttctctctttcccaccagcCTCACTTTTGACCTTGTGGAGTCTGCCAGCTGCAGTCCAGCTCACCTTTGATGCCAACCCACTTACCACCGTCCAAGGTGAGAAGGATGTCGTTCTATGttagggacccccccccccggggacccCAGACTCATGGTAGATTCAGAGATGCGAGCGCAGAAAACAAGGCTCTCATTCTGATCCCTGCCTTCGTACCTAAAACACCCATCGAGATTCCACGCCCAAAGTCCTAATAGGACAAATCTGATTGGCCAGCCAGGGTCTGGCAACAACCTGTCAGATCAGCTGATTTGGGGGATGGGGTAAAGGGGTGGATTGTAGCTGTcgtggctgggggtgggaaagGCTGGCTAAGACGTGGGTAGTGGGATCTGGCTGGCATCCGTTACCAGCCTGATTCTCCTTACAGATGATGTTAATTGACCCATTGTCAAACCCCAGGTCCTTCTGCTTCATCTGTACGATCCCATTTAATGAGGCTTAGATTGGAAGTAGGTTGTCCACAATCACACTCCAAATGAGCAGTGGATCCAGCATTTGAGCCCAGGCATTGAGCTCATGTGTCTTGAGGCGATTCCGAACCACCCTTGTCTCTCTGGGTCCCTCTGTGGCTACATTTTGCTCGgccctcctctgtgtctctgctcctgcctccctctttctcttcctgcgCAGAACTGCTGGCCAGACCCACCGTTGCCATCAGCCAGGACACTGCCACGGAACAGAGGGAAAACGTGACCTTCTGCTGTAGCACCCGGGTGCTGACGTTACCATCCCCTGGGTCTTCAACGATCTCCCCCTGGTGTTCCGTGAGCGCATGCAGCTGGCCACAGATGGCAAGACCCTCACCATCCTCACTGTACAGCGGGGAGACTCTGGGACTTACAAATGTGAAGCCCAGGCTTTCCACCAGGTCCGGAGCAGTGCTCCCACCTTCCTGACTGTGAACTGTAAGTCCCTTTCCATTCTCCCCAGCCCCTCATCGACACCCCCTTCCTTGGTGATCTCATTCAGTCTCACTGCTTCAGACACCATCCAAATGTGGACTCGTCTACCCTTGGACTCCAGACGTATAACCATTTGATGTCTCTACTTGGTTCTACTGGAAACTTCCAAGTTAACATGTCTAAAACTAAGTTCTTTAACCTTCAGATGTGCGCTACAAAAGCTTGTCTGGGTAGGGGCAAGGAAAGAGCATTTAGACACGTCTTACAGTCCTGCTTGACCCAGGGTTAAGGCTGACATTTAATTTCCACTGGGTTCCTGTATCTCCTTTGTAATTGATCCAGAGCttgggtgggggagaagagaaatgttaatatttattgacccctgagctctgtctctctcagaaagcCATTGCTGAGCTGTTGTTGCTGCTATGATTGTTCTTGTCCTTCCAGATGGTCCTGACCCCTTTGAACTCAAGTTGGAGTCTGGCGtatccagaggggaggtggttgaaGTGATAGAGGGCTCCACTGTGACCTTCTCCGTGGAAACACAGTCTCATCCTCCCCCTGCCTATACCTGGTTTCTCCCCTATGActccatcccacctcccaccatgAGTTCGTTCGACATCCAAGCTGTGTCCCGGGAACATGAAGGCACGTACAGGTGCTTGGTATCCAACGGTGCTACCCACGTGCTTCGCCTGGGTGCTCTTACTATTCGAGTCCTTGGTGAGCTTCttctccctgttcctctcctttgttcctcTGAGAATCAGAGCTATACCAGTATCCCGGAGGCTGAGAAGGACCGAGAGGAGTGGGGATTTCTCGTGTGACTGGTGGCAGAATAGGGCTCTGACCACAGGGAAGGTCCTGGCTCCTGGCTTGACGCGTCCTCCCCAAGACCTCGTTGGCTGTCTATGGGTTGTCCATTATTTGATTCTCTCTGaaagttgggggggaggggcgggcgttGATTCTCTGTCCGTACAAACACACAATATTCACacatctcacacacacagagtctcaCGTGCGTAAATAATAACCACATATGCACAGCTGTGCACAATACACGCAATTTACATACGATACCCATAACACACAATGCAACCAACGTATAACCTACACACGAAACATATGACGTGCACACAGCTGACACACGATATACATACTCCGTAGCTACAGGCACACACGACAGTCATACACAAAGCGTGTGCACACCACACAATGACACATGCCGCGTACATTCACATGCAGAAGGCCCACGTACACAATGCAAACTCACAATGCCTCACAGTCACACAACAAATACGACACACGCATGCAGCGGACACAGACGTGCACACGAGACGCGTCCGTAGACCACACCCTCACCAAACATACAAAACCCGTCACGCCCTCGCGATTGTTACAAGGCCCCCCCAGCACCCGTATCAcgcagtcacacacacacacacacacacacacacacacacacaagacataCACATGTATCCCTGGAAAGCCCCCAAGGGCCCCCCGCCTGGGCTGGAGACTAGGGAAGGGGTCCCTGACCCCTACCCGTGTCTCTCTGTGTTTCCAGAAACGCTGACCAAGCCTCACATTGTGCCCCCAAGCCTGAATCTCGTGGAAAATGCCAGCTCCGTGGCCCTGACCTGCCAGACCCCCCATGAGGGGGCTGGAGTCCTGTGGCTCCTGAGGGGCCAGGCTCTCCTGCCCAGCGATCACCTGGTGCTGTCGGCTGACAACAGGAGCCTGGTCATCCACGGCCTCCGGCGGGACGACACAGGACCCTATGAGTGTGAGGTCTGGAACTGGGGCAGCTGGGCACGAAGCGAGCCCTTCAGGCTCGCCATGAGCTGTGAGTCACCCGGGCTGGGCCttgtcctcctccctccctccttccctccctccttccctccctccctttccgtTCTTCCTTCTAGCCATTTATTCCACAACCACCGAATACCTGCTGTCTGCCAGCCCTGTCTCGGCACCCGACAGGACGCAGCACCAGCCCTGGTGGGGCTTCTATTCTAGTGGGGAGACAAACCTTAAACAGCTAAGCAGGGGACAGATGTGTTGTGTCACCGCCGTGGGGCTAAGGAGAACCAGGAGGCAgcgagaggggcagggaaggccgGGAGGGGAAGGCCTTGCAATCTTAGCTGGGGTAGTCAGGgcaggcttccctgaggaggtggcATTCCTGCAGAAGCTTGTCGGCAGCTAAGGGAAGAGAGCGCCAGGCGGAGGGAGCAGCGTGCGAGGTGGGTGGTGACAAGTGGGCAGAGGAACCCGAGCAGGCCAAGGCGACCAGACAGGTGAACTGGGGCGGACGGAATGGAAGAGGTCAGGAGGTTGTAGGGCTGGGGGCAGATCATGCAGAGCCCCGTGAGCCGTGGTGAGGACACTGGGAGCCACAGAAGGCTCtgagtggagggaggagaggattaGACTTAGGTTTTCCCAGAGTGTCCTGGGCCCTtgtctatggggggggggggcggtgaagcgggggaggaggaggtttAGAAAGTTCGGGCAGACCCCAGGGTAGGACTAAAGGGGTGACACGGGCGAGGATTTGGTAGGATGAGTGCTCCTGTGCacaaaagaagggagggagctgTGAGGGCTGGGGGAGCCAGTGAGTGAGGTGTTTGACcctgagcaagcaggggaggggagggcaggggtggggtagagagggTTGGGTAGAAGTACAGAGACCACCGTGCAGCCTAAGGAACATTGTCAAGGCAGTAGGGAGAGTCCCATGTCTCCCAGGAAGGggtctgcctcagtttccccaacacaCCCAGGTATAAGTAGGGGGCAGCCCGTGGGGAGGGCCGGCAGTGGATTCCAGGGCACAGAGGGTGGGCCCTCAGTTACTGAAACCCCTGCCGTCGGAAGTCTGCGAGGCGCCTCCTCCGGGTGGCCACGGCTGTCCGTCAGGAGGTGCCGGACCTGGGCCAGGGGGCAGCTGTGGGGGTGAGAAGCGGTGCGACCGTGGATGCATTTTGAATATCGAACTCACGGGGATTTGCCGCCATCGGCCCTGAGTGAAAAGACAAAGGGCCTGACCccgcgggttttttttttttgcctgagcTACTCGCATGGTGCAGCAGCCCTGAGCTGAGGTGGAGGAGAGGTTCCTGCAGGGAGAGAAAGTAGGGTCCACGTTTATTCGTGCTAAGTAACGGGGgacacggcggggggggggggacagaggtcACACACACTGCTGCCgtcttcttcccttcctgccGCCGTCACGAAACCCAAAATTGCTATtttgttctccctctctgccgAGCAATATGTCGGGTGCTTGATAAGTGATGACAACGACCTCTTGAgcccacagcctgcttgggatgggGAAGGTCGATCGTCAGGCAAAGAAAATACAGCGTGCAAAGTGCTGCCGTGGGGCGACGGTGTTTGGGGAACCCGAGGGAAGCCCCCAAAgtctggcgggggagggggggtcgtGTGGGAAGGCTCGTGGTGAGATGTGTCTACCATGGGATCCAAAGGACGGGCAAGTTATCTAGGAAGAGCAGGCTctgggaagagcattccagagaaggaagagaatgtgCGAAGGCTCTGAGGCAAGACGGAACAGGAGAAAGATGGAAGAACCAAGCAGGATGTTATTTCTGGATTGGGAGCGGAAGGTGTGGAGAGGTGGGCGGTGGGGCTGGAGGGGTCTGCAAGGGCGAGATTGTGAACGAGCCCCTCAGCCATGGCCTTTGCCCTAAGGACactggggagccatggagggttctgagtgggggagggatagtgTCAAATTTGCACTTAGGAAGTCCCCTCTGGTTGCCTTGGGGAGGAACTGATGCCAGGATTGGAAGACCATGAGGGATCCTGGTAGCCAGGCGGTTCAGATGCGGGTGGGGGGGATATCAAAGGATTCCTGGGCGGAGGTGAGGGCAGGATTGTCCTCTTTTCTAGGAGCGTAACAACTCAAAACTCTTTGCATCCTTCCTCCCAGTGGTtcatcattaatttatttaaaaaaatttttttacgttattttatttttgaaagagagaaagagatgggggggaggggcagagagagaacgagagcgagagagagagcgagagagagagagagagagagagaggcacggaatctgaagcaggatctaggctgagccgtcggcacaacagagccccacgcaggcctcgaacccacagaccgtgagaccatgacctgagtagaagtcagactctcaaccgcttaaccaactgggccacacCCAGGCACCTGTCACATTAATGTAAATAAGGTAAAAGactcagggcacccgggtggcccgGTCGGTAGGCTGTCGTTGAAAGAAGACAAAGACTCAACTCTCAGTTTGCGTGAGAAATTCAACCGCCATTgcgtttgtttccttccctttccctccgtttcctttccttcccttccctaccaGGCACCTGTCCCAGGTGGCTTCACGGGGCAAAGCCCCAAGCATCTCTCTCTACCTTTGGGGATACACGGGTGTAAATTCAAATATTGCAACAGGGCTATTTGCTGTTCGGTTAGAAAGTCCCTCAGAACGGTGACGGTTCTGGAAGTGTAGGGCTCATGCTTGTGGGACGCGGCAGCAGGACAGGAAAACTCACCGGTGGAGGGTGGAGGCATGACGTTTGGCTTTGCACACAGACGGCCCTGACCGAGTGGACATCACCAGCGGGTCTGCGCCCGGGGTGGTCGGCACCGTGGAGGCCGAGCTCAACTCCAGCCTGACCCTGCGGTGCCGGGCGGAGTCCCAGCCGGGCGCTGAGTTTCACTGGACCCTTGAACAGTCCACCGCTGTGCATGCGGGGCAGGTGCTGATCATCCGGGCCCTGACCTGGGAGCACCAGGGGATCTACGGCTGCACGGCCTCCAACCCGCTGACCCACCTGGCCCGCTCTGCCTCGGTCCGGGTCAGAGTGGTAGGTGAGTCCCCCAGCGCCCCTTCCCCTGGGGTCCAAGTGGCTTTTCCTGATGCCGGCCGAAGCTATCTGGGCTTCTCGCGTGGCAGGGAGTGTGCTGCGTGGGCAGGTTCCCAGTGTGGAGCTGTTCGATCCCAGCCTAGAACCTCTGCTCCCTAGCCGTGCGCCCCCTGGGAAACCCTTCCAggctgctctgagcctcagtttccttacctgtaaacgGGGGTTGTGATGCCTTCCCTTCCAGAGTTGTTTAGCAGTACAGTGAGTCGGGAGACAGCCCCTGGGTGGAGGAGTGAGGTAGGAATTCTGTTAATGATAGGAATCACATGAATCACAACTGGGTGTGACTGGCAGCGGGTCCCCGTATTTCTGTCTTGAGTTCTCGAGGGGACAACACGGTGTGGCTCTTAGCCAGGGTTCCTATCCCAGCTCTGGCGCTTgatagctgtgtgaccctgggcgtGCTGCTTAACATCTCTGGTCCTCTGATTACTTGTAGGTAACACAGACATAATAACCGCGCTTATATCCTAGGGTTGTTGAAAATGAACCGACATTCGTAAAGTGTTTATggcagtgcctggcatattgtGTTTATTAAACAAATAGAATTATTCTTTGCTGAGCCTGTACCACATGCTTGAAACAAGCCTTTCCACATACCGTATCAGCAAACACTTCTTGGGTAGCTCCCCAGCAGCCGGCTCTGAGATGGGCCTGCTGGCATCTCTGTTGGGTAGGAGAGACTGAGCCCTGTCCTAGGGTCTGAAGCCAGGAGCGACGTTTTTAGTCGTCgctgagcagaggacccagtgTACCTTCCCAAACTACCATATGTAATCTTCAGAACAACCCTCTGGTCTTGTTGagacctttt is drawn from Felis catus isolate Fca126 chromosome E2, F.catus_Fca126_mat1.0, whole genome shotgun sequence and contains these coding sequences:
- the CEACAM20 gene encoding LOW QUALITY PROTEIN: carcinoembryonic antigen-related cell adhesion molecule 20 (The sequence of the model RefSeq protein was modified relative to this genomic sequence to represent the inferred CDS: inserted 1 base in 1 codon), which produces MAGPLEGPCGRNFWNGSGVRVALTLHHDLTRPNFTRVIGSNLPLLCLADSQPPARYIRSISGIPGPDGQTLFISSLSRVRSEVYTCRASNSISSSHSSVDADITVSASLLTLWSLPAAVQLTFDANPLTTVQELLARPTVAISQDTATEQRENVTFCCSTRXADVTIPWVFNDLPLVFRERMQLATDGKTLTILTVQRGDSGTYKCEAQAFHQVRSSAPTFLTVNYGPDPFELKLESGVSRGEVVEVIEGSTVTFSVETQSHPPPAYTWFLPYDSIPPPTMSSFDIQAVSREHEGTYRCLVSNGATHVLRLGALTIRVLETLTKPHIVPPSLNLVENASSVALTCQTPHEGAGVLWLLRGQALLPSDHLVLSADNRSLVIHGLRRDDTGPYECEVWNWGSWARSEPFRLAMSYGPDRVDITSGSAPGVVGTVEAELNSSLTLRCRAESQPGAEFHWTLEQSTAVHAGQVLIIRALTWEHQGIYGCTASNPLTHLARSASVRVRVVGPQSSLSAGAIGGIAIGILAVFALSAGLGCFLCIRNARRFSREKAEDPIREAATPTSEEEEPHAESCSNWLSPMYANLPKPQGQVGVKKMLPPAPPEQFYEKEPPSVTPGNDSHGPRKPSPEVTLDPLVPTLPEGNAESHYEVLVNPERNIYGQIDPSV